In Brucella melitensis bv. 1 str. 16M, a genomic segment contains:
- the tilS gene encoding tRNA lysidine(34) synthetase TilS has product MGLSPVNIFKPFGLGRAKAVIAAVSGGSDSLGLLFLLKDYLSTLESPPVLIAVTVDHKLRAESALEAENVGLLCQKHGIMHCVLSWDDPKPAHGLAAAARTARYRLLVQAARDAGAGFIVTGHTENDQIETFLMRKARSGHCEARGLAAMSPRSLLEGSVELARPLLTVSRQALRDELTRRGIAWVDDPSNANIDYERPRVRLGVAAEADGQEVLEQIAQAGAARERNNAALVEALADPATLGVDAAGMMFLNADCYAALSPGARQLFSGLLASIAGGRRFLPGDGERRRIERMLSGQDAPRRLTVFGALIERGEKGAPHRFRRERRNLPKLDLVPGQHIVWDGRFCFFNSGGRSFEIAPPGRQELIDFLKNSGRDIESRRCEALLISPALYEGGKLAFVPFLPGAEWPQGVHIERHFAIFDHVLPGHDFALAQAVEARLGRACAEIS; this is encoded by the coding sequence GTGGGGCTTTCCCCTGTCAATATCTTCAAGCCGTTCGGTCTGGGGCGTGCGAAAGCGGTGATTGCTGCCGTTTCGGGCGGCAGCGATTCGCTTGGCCTTCTCTTTCTGCTGAAGGATTATCTTTCGACGCTTGAAAGCCCGCCGGTTCTGATCGCTGTGACGGTGGATCATAAACTGCGGGCGGAATCGGCGCTTGAAGCCGAAAATGTCGGCCTGCTCTGCCAAAAACACGGTATCATGCATTGTGTCCTGTCATGGGACGATCCCAAACCGGCCCATGGGCTGGCGGCTGCGGCGCGCACGGCGCGTTACCGGCTTCTGGTACAGGCGGCGCGGGATGCGGGCGCTGGTTTCATCGTGACTGGCCATACCGAGAATGACCAGATCGAAACTTTCCTGATGCGTAAGGCGCGTAGCGGCCATTGCGAGGCGCGCGGGCTCGCCGCCATGTCGCCGCGTTCGCTGCTGGAGGGTTCGGTCGAGCTTGCCCGGCCCCTTCTCACAGTCTCGCGACAGGCTTTGCGCGACGAGCTGACGAGGCGGGGTATTGCATGGGTCGATGATCCGAGCAACGCCAATATCGACTATGAGCGCCCACGCGTGCGGCTGGGTGTGGCCGCCGAAGCCGACGGCCAGGAGGTGCTGGAGCAGATTGCACAGGCTGGTGCGGCGCGTGAACGTAACAATGCGGCCCTGGTGGAGGCGCTCGCCGATCCCGCGACGCTTGGAGTGGATGCGGCCGGTATGATGTTCCTCAATGCCGACTGCTATGCAGCACTTTCACCAGGTGCACGGCAGCTTTTCTCCGGCCTGCTTGCCTCTATCGCCGGGGGGCGGCGGTTTCTGCCCGGTGACGGCGAGCGTCGCCGTATCGAACGGATGTTGTCGGGGCAGGATGCACCCCGCCGCCTTACGGTTTTTGGCGCCCTGATCGAGCGTGGGGAGAAGGGGGCGCCTCATCGCTTCCGGCGCGAGCGTCGCAATCTGCCGAAGCTGGACCTTGTTCCCGGCCAGCATATCGTGTGGGACGGCAGGTTTTGTTTTTTCAATTCAGGGGGCAGAAGTTTTGAAATTGCGCCTCCCGGACGGCAGGAACTGATCGATTTCCTGAAGAATAGCGGCAGGGATATAGAATCCCGGCGATGCGAGGCGTTGCTGATTTCGCCTGCTCTTTATGAGGGTGGAAAACTTGCCTTCGTTCCATTCCTGCCCGGAGCGGAATGGCCGCAAGGGGTTCATATCGAACGACATTTTGCGATTTTTGATCATGTCCTGCCCGGCCATGATTTTGCGCTTGCACAGGCTGTGGAGGCGCGCCTTGGTCGCGCTTGCGCCGAAATATCCTAA
- the ybgF gene encoding tol-pal system protein YbgF, translated as MRKPMRKVTLAMAMLPLLASAPVLAASVSSQEKAIYLAQAGDPGMSQFAQQVCTIARQNAQSYSRILQLRDKMLKIQRDNEARFQALEKGRGGAQNHVSIGSTAILDDAMRGNGGVFGQGGGYQSPGMQQELVRNLTGKVEDVDAQISFTDNQLQKTQEDNEFRFEELEKKKGLTPPQAQRTSQPAQPAPAPGADLCAQGMGNPVAIADALSARAEAMNFQILEMQDQMQKMQEENERRFQALESGGRADAGGSSRDTSLADAGAAGSLDGGVSGSAGSQAMASSSSQQSAADSVAIGSAASQGGPARGEPPQTLGSIRFDTNGNVIGETLNATPQPVQQGGGGIQTGGAANDAVASLPTDDNPNSLYQAAYQYLMSGDYKAAEAGFREHVKRYPADPMTAEARFWLGESLYGQGRYPEAATLFIDTQRDYPDSKRAPENMFKLGMALEKMDNHDVACATFAQIPQRYPKAAPAILKRVADERSRAKC; from the coding sequence ATGAGGAAACCAATGAGAAAAGTGACGCTGGCCATGGCCATGCTGCCGCTTTTGGCAAGTGCTCCGGTGCTGGCGGCATCTGTTTCTTCGCAGGAAAAAGCCATCTATCTCGCGCAGGCTGGCGATCCGGGCATGAGCCAGTTCGCCCAGCAAGTGTGCACTATTGCGCGTCAGAATGCACAGTCCTATTCCCGGATTTTGCAGCTTCGCGACAAGATGCTGAAAATCCAGCGGGACAATGAAGCCCGTTTTCAGGCGCTGGAAAAGGGACGCGGAGGCGCACAGAATCATGTCAGCATCGGCTCGACCGCAATCCTTGACGATGCCATGCGCGGTAATGGCGGCGTCTTTGGCCAGGGTGGCGGCTATCAGAGTCCCGGCATGCAGCAGGAACTGGTCCGCAACCTGACCGGCAAGGTCGAGGATGTGGATGCGCAGATTTCCTTCACCGACAACCAGTTGCAAAAAACCCAGGAAGACAATGAATTCCGGTTTGAGGAACTGGAAAAGAAAAAGGGCCTGACGCCGCCGCAGGCGCAGCGCACAAGCCAGCCTGCTCAGCCTGCGCCCGCACCGGGCGCTGACCTTTGTGCGCAGGGCATGGGCAATCCCGTCGCGATTGCAGACGCATTGAGCGCGCGCGCGGAAGCCATGAATTTCCAGATTCTGGAAATGCAGGATCAGATGCAGAAGATGCAGGAGGAAAACGAACGCCGTTTTCAGGCGCTGGAATCGGGTGGCCGCGCGGATGCGGGCGGTTCTTCCCGCGATACGTCTCTTGCCGATGCGGGTGCAGCCGGAAGCCTTGATGGCGGGGTTTCCGGTTCTGCCGGTTCGCAGGCTATGGCCTCTTCGTCTTCTCAGCAATCTGCCGCCGATTCCGTGGCTATTGGTTCCGCCGCCTCGCAGGGCGGCCCGGCAAGAGGCGAGCCGCCGCAAACGCTCGGCTCGATCCGCTTCGACACCAATGGCAATGTAATCGGCGAAACGCTCAACGCCACGCCGCAGCCCGTGCAGCAAGGGGGAGGGGGGATTCAGACCGGCGGTGCCGCCAATGATGCGGTTGCCTCGCTTCCCACCGACGACAATCCCAACTCGCTTTATCAGGCTGCGTATCAATATCTCATGTCTGGTGATTACAAGGCTGCCGAAGCGGGCTTCCGCGAGCATGTAAAGCGCTATCCTGCCGACCCGATGACGGCGGAGGCGCGCTTCTGGCTTGGCGAATCGCTCTATGGTCAGGGCCGTTACCCCGAAGCTGCAACTCTTTTCATCGATACGCAGCGCGATTATCCCGATTCCAAGCGCGCGCCGGAAAACATGTTCAAGCTTGGCATGGCGCTGGAGAAAATGGACAATCATGATGTCGCCTGCGCGACCTTCGCGCAGATTCCCCAACGCTATCCCAAGGCGGCGCCAGCCATTTTGAAGCGTGTCGCCGATGAGCGCAGTCGCGCCAAGTGCTGA
- the pal gene encoding peptidoglycan-associated lipoprotein Pal, producing the protein MRRIQSIARSPIAIALFMSLAVAGCASKKNLPNNAGDLGLGAGAATPGSSQDFTVNVGDRIFFDLDSSLIRADAQQTLSKQAQWLQRYPQYSITIEGHADERGTREYNLALGQRRAAATRDFLASRGVPTNRMRTISYGNERPVAVCDADTCWSQNRRAVTVLNGAGR; encoded by the coding sequence ATGCGCCGTATCCAGTCGATTGCACGTAGCCCGATCGCTATTGCGCTTTTCATGTCGCTCGCCGTTGCCGGCTGTGCGTCAAAGAAGAACCTTCCGAATAATGCCGGTGATCTGGGTCTCGGTGCAGGCGCTGCAACGCCGGGCTCCTCGCAGGACTTCACCGTTAATGTCGGCGACCGCATCTTCTTCGATCTCGATTCGTCGCTGATCCGCGCCGATGCGCAGCAGACGCTTTCCAAGCAGGCCCAGTGGTTGCAGCGTTATCCGCAGTATTCGATCACGATCGAAGGCCATGCCGACGAGCGCGGCACGCGTGAGTACAACCTCGCCCTTGGCCAGCGCCGTGCTGCCGCCACCCGCGACTTCCTCGCTTCGCGCGGTGTGCCGACCAACCGCATGCGCACCATTTCCTACGGTAATGAGCGCCCGGTTGCCGTCTGCGATGCCGACACATGCTGGTCGCAGAACCGTCGCGCCGTCACCGTTCTCAACGGGGCCGGACGGTAA
- the tolB gene encoding Tol-Pal system beta propeller repeat protein TolB, which yields MKIGIINTKIRTVFSAFACMIAASLVCTMPARAVVEININKGVIEPLPIAITDFLSADQLGSNITSVIAADLERSGLFAPIDTGAFIEKISNPDAAPRFEDWKVINAQALVTGRITKQPDGRLKAEFRLWDTFGGQQMIGQQFFTTPDNWRRVAHIIADAIYERLTGDKGYFDTRVVFVDESGPAQKRVKRLAIMDQDGANVRFISDGRALSLTPRFSPNRQEVTYMSFEGGSPKVYLLQLETGQRELVGNFPGMTIAPRFSPDGQKVVMSLLQDDGSANIYTMDLRNRTTTRLTSSQAIDTGASYSPDGSQIVFTSDRGGRPQLYVMGADGSNPRRISMGDGSYSTPVWSPRGDLIAFTKQSQGQFSIGVMKTDGSGERLLTSGFHNEGPTWAPNGRVLMFFRKAAGAGGPKLFTIDLTGRNERQIQTPNFASDPAWSPLLE from the coding sequence ATGAAAATCGGCATCATCAATACAAAGATCCGGACGGTCTTTTCGGCTTTCGCGTGTATGATTGCCGCAAGCCTCGTCTGCACCATGCCGGCGCGCGCTGTCGTGGAAATCAACATCAACAAGGGTGTGATCGAGCCGCTGCCGATCGCCATCACCGATTTTCTTTCGGCTGATCAGCTTGGATCGAATATCACGTCGGTCATTGCGGCCGATCTTGAGCGGTCCGGCCTCTTCGCCCCCATAGACACGGGCGCTTTCATCGAAAAGATCTCCAATCCGGATGCGGCGCCGCGTTTCGAGGACTGGAAGGTCATCAATGCGCAGGCGCTCGTTACGGGCCGCATCACCAAACAGCCCGATGGCAGGCTCAAGGCTGAGTTCCGTCTCTGGGATACATTTGGCGGCCAGCAGATGATCGGCCAGCAATTTTTCACCACGCCGGATAACTGGCGTCGTGTTGCCCATATCATCGCGGACGCCATCTATGAGCGCCTGACCGGTGACAAAGGCTATTTCGATACCCGTGTCGTTTTCGTGGATGAATCAGGCCCGGCGCAGAAGCGTGTGAAGCGCCTTGCCATCATGGACCAGGACGGCGCCAATGTGCGTTTTATTTCTGATGGCCGCGCCCTTTCGCTGACGCCGCGCTTCTCGCCGAACCGGCAGGAAGTGACCTATATGTCGTTTGAGGGCGGCTCGCCGAAGGTCTATCTGCTGCAACTTGAAACCGGCCAGCGCGAGCTTGTCGGCAACTTCCCCGGCATGACTATTGCGCCGCGTTTTTCGCCCGACGGCCAGAAGGTCGTGATGAGCCTGCTGCAGGATGACGGCAGCGCCAATATCTATACGATGGATCTGCGCAATCGCACGACCACGCGCCTGACCAGCAGCCAGGCGATCGATACGGGTGCTTCCTATTCGCCGGATGGTTCGCAGATTGTCTTCACATCCGACCGTGGCGGGCGCCCGCAGCTCTATGTCATGGGTGCCGATGGCTCCAATCCGCGCCGTATCTCGATGGGTGACGGCAGCTATTCCACGCCGGTCTGGTCCCCGCGCGGTGATCTCATCGCTTTCACCAAGCAATCGCAGGGCCAGTTCTCCATTGGTGTGATGAAGACCGATGGTTCGGGTGAGCGTCTGCTGACATCGGGCTTTCACAATGAAGGCCCGACATGGGCCCCGAATGGCCGCGTGCTGATGTTTTTCCGCAAGGCAGCCGGTGCAGGCGGCCCGAAACTCTTCACCATCGACCTGACCGGCCGTAACGAACGCCAGATCCAGACGCCGAATTTTGCTTCCGACCCGGCCTGGTCGCCGCTGCTCGAATAG
- the tolR gene encoding protein TolR produces the protein MGMSVGNQGMQSGGRRRRGRKPALMSEINVTPFVDVMLVLLIIFMVSAPLLTVGVPIDLPDTQAKAMNADTQPMTVSVNSEGKIYLQETEIPIDEVVPKLQAIAKTGYEERIFVRGDKAADYGTVMKVMARISAAGFKNIGLVTLQEQDS, from the coding sequence ATGGGCATGTCGGTCGGAAATCAGGGAATGCAGTCGGGCGGGCGCCGCAGGCGTGGCCGCAAACCGGCATTGATGAGCGAAATCAACGTGACGCCTTTCGTCGATGTGATGCTCGTCCTTCTCATTATTTTCATGGTTTCCGCGCCGCTTCTGACCGTTGGCGTGCCCATCGATCTGCCCGACACGCAGGCCAAGGCCATGAATGCCGACACGCAGCCCATGACCGTATCGGTCAATAGCGAAGGCAAGATCTATCTTCAGGAAACAGAAATTCCGATTGATGAAGTCGTGCCGAAACTTCAGGCCATTGCCAAGACCGGCTATGAGGAGCGTATTTTCGTGCGCGGTGACAAGGCTGCCGATTATGGCACTGTCATGAAGGTCATGGCTCGTATTTCCGCTGCCGGTTTCAAGAATATCGGCCTTGTGACCCTCCAGGAGCAGGATAGCTGA